A window of Paenibacillus sp. 19GGS1-52 contains these coding sequences:
- a CDS encoding DUF4446 family protein: MSDMNQFISDQLLWFVVAFVVILLVLAIIVIVQGAKLRTMRRRYEAMMSGSGVEDLESLLIDLKNQGEMLEDGQREHKAILEATTLKISGMKSNVAMKRYNAFGERGNDLSFSLAILDDDSNGVVLTSLHNRENSYIYSKPMQKGESQYPLSPEEKEVVTLALQQT, translated from the coding sequence ATGTCAGATATGAATCAATTCATTAGTGATCAATTGTTATGGTTTGTTGTTGCATTTGTTGTGATTCTATTAGTGCTGGCAATCATCGTTATTGTACAAGGAGCTAAGCTTCGTACAATGCGACGGAGATACGAAGCAATGATGTCTGGTAGTGGTGTGGAGGATCTGGAGAGCCTGCTAATTGATCTTAAAAATCAAGGTGAAATGCTGGAGGACGGGCAACGAGAGCACAAAGCAATACTTGAAGCTACAACACTTAAAATCAGCGGAATGAAATCCAATGTGGCGATGAAACGGTACAATGCTTTCGGCGAACGCGGAAATGATTTGAGCTTCTCGTTGGCAATTCTGGACGATGATAGTAATGGTGTAGTCCTTACCAGTCTGCATAACCGAGAAAATTCCTATATTTATTCTAAGCCTATGCAAAAAGGAGAGTCGCAATATCCTTTATCTCCAGAAGAGAAGGAAGTAGTTACTCTCGCGTTGCAGCAGACTTAG
- a CDS encoding aminotransferase class V-fold PLP-dependent enzyme: MEELVYLDHAATSWPKPPEVATAMMNALQHSGANAGRGNHSMAMGAGRVLVRTRGLLAELFAVANAQDIAFTHNTTMALNMGIRGTLQAGDHVIATMTEHNSVRRPLEYLRRTQGITVDYLPVNKAGQLDLLELQNAFRHNTKMVICSHSSNLLGSILPIGDIGDIAKSKGAVFMVDAAQSAGSLGIDVVSMNIDLLAFPGHKGLLGPQGTGGLYISPQLDLEPLMHGGTGSQSENSEQPSVRPDRYEAGTQNMVGIAGLMAGVQKVKSIGTNVIHERECALTQLLMEGLTEIPGIRLLGPDKGAPRTGIVAFVIAGQESAEIAHRLDREYNIAVRAGMHCTPLAHKAVDTLESGAVRASVGYDSTEHDISRMLAAMEELYGNAAADK, from the coding sequence TTGGAAGAACTCGTATATCTGGATCATGCTGCAACTTCTTGGCCGAAACCTCCAGAGGTTGCAACAGCTATGATGAATGCCTTGCAACATTCTGGGGCAAATGCTGGCCGAGGCAATCATTCAATGGCCATGGGGGCAGGTCGTGTATTGGTGAGAACGCGCGGACTGTTGGCTGAATTATTTGCTGTTGCCAATGCGCAAGATATTGCCTTTACACATAATACTACCATGGCTCTGAATATGGGGATTAGAGGTACATTACAAGCAGGGGATCATGTGATAGCGACCATGACAGAGCACAACTCTGTGCGTAGGCCTCTGGAATATTTACGAAGAACTCAGGGAATAACAGTTGATTACCTACCAGTGAATAAAGCAGGACAGTTAGATTTGCTTGAATTGCAGAATGCTTTTCGACATAATACTAAAATGGTTATCTGTAGTCACAGCTCCAACTTACTTGGCAGCATTCTTCCAATCGGTGATATTGGTGATATAGCTAAATCAAAAGGTGCTGTGTTTATGGTAGATGCTGCTCAAAGTGCAGGATCATTGGGAATAGATGTGGTGTCCATGAATATCGATCTGCTTGCCTTCCCAGGGCACAAGGGGTTGTTGGGTCCGCAAGGTACAGGTGGGCTCTATATATCGCCTCAACTGGATCTAGAGCCTCTGATGCATGGAGGTACAGGCAGCCAGTCTGAGAATAGTGAACAGCCTTCTGTTCGTCCGGACAGGTATGAAGCGGGAACGCAAAACATGGTGGGCATTGCTGGTTTGATGGCTGGTGTTCAAAAGGTGAAGTCCATTGGGACGAACGTTATACATGAACGAGAATGCGCATTGACCCAATTGCTGATGGAGGGTTTGACAGAAATTCCGGGCATAAGACTGCTAGGGCCAGACAAGGGTGCACCACGAACTGGGATAGTAGCTTTTGTTATCGCTGGACAGGAGTCGGCAGAAATTGCCCACCGTCTAGACCGTGAATATAATATTGCCGTACGAGCAGGGATGCACTGCACGCCCTTAGCTCATAAAGCTGTTGATACACTGGAGAGCGGTGCTGTAAGGGCTAGTGTGGGATATGATTCAACAGAGCATGATATAAGCAGAATGCTGGCAGCTATGGAAGAGCTCTATGGCAATGCCGCAGCAGATAAATAA
- the yyaC gene encoding spore protease YyaC, which yields MNSSSNASPIPEMSCLKISHTDPNIYSAITHRLLFHFSCTRPDTQIIVVCIGTDRSTGDSLGPLVGTSLARFHSPLFHIYGTLEEPVHAINLEETLSLINERYSNPFIIGIDACLGHSTSVGCIQVVEGPLKPGAGVNKQLPPVGDIHLTGIVNVGGFMEYFVLQNTRLSLVMRLSDIIASSLYSALKQWHLHSKSAATRE from the coding sequence ATGAACTCTTCATCAAATGCTTCTCCAATACCTGAAATGTCTTGTTTAAAAATATCACATACTGATCCAAATATCTATTCTGCCATTACTCACAGACTGCTTTTTCACTTCTCATGCACACGCCCGGACACACAAATTATTGTGGTCTGTATTGGCACAGATCGTTCAACTGGAGACTCTCTTGGCCCACTGGTCGGCACTTCATTAGCCCGTTTCCACAGTCCTTTATTTCATATATATGGCACACTTGAAGAACCTGTACACGCCATTAATCTCGAAGAGACCTTATCACTTATAAATGAAAGATACAGCAATCCTTTCATTATTGGCATAGATGCTTGTCTAGGTCATTCTACCAGCGTCGGCTGTATTCAAGTCGTAGAGGGTCCGTTAAAGCCTGGTGCAGGTGTAAATAAACAACTGCCGCCTGTTGGCGATATCCATTTGACGGGTATCGTTAATGTAGGCGGCTTCATGGAATATTTTGTCCTGCAAAATACAAGGTTGAGTTTGGTTATGAGATTATCGGACATCATAGCTTCCAGCCTTTACTCAGCATTAAAGCAGTGGCATCTTCACTCTAAGTCTGCTGCAACGCGAGAGTAA
- a CDS encoding DUF3343 domain-containing protein codes for MEEELLIAFDSTQQALRAEMLLEYAEIEIDIFPTPKEITAGCAMSIQFFRDALSDVRKIVAEQNIEIRGIYGKDDNKGYELIE; via the coding sequence ATGGAAGAAGAACTGCTTATTGCATTTGATTCTACCCAGCAGGCGCTTCGCGCCGAGATGCTGCTTGAATATGCAGAAATAGAAATTGATATCTTTCCAACACCTAAGGAAATTACCGCCGGCTGTGCGATGTCGATCCAATTTTTTCGTGATGCACTGAGTGATGTGCGGAAAATTGTGGCTGAGCAAAATATTGAAATCAGAGGGATCTACGGCAAGGACGACAACAAGGGTTATGAATTGATCGAGTGA